In one window of Macadamia integrifolia cultivar HAES 741 chromosome 2, SCU_Mint_v3, whole genome shotgun sequence DNA:
- the LOC122060017 gene encoding uncharacterized protein LOC122060017, with the protein MNEYAEDNSFCYFHPKEVVVGVCAICLKERLLILAAKQGLKATKKTRSVHTKKPSITLPRIFDLGSILHRLEFRHRKSDLSDHDTSTSQEDSFISIRFENNGVASWDKGTSCNKVPPLGPLMNMAYSTEKSKKEPRVVKSIVEHAKPQAAMRWRKRIGHMFQLIRWKRSSKANVCHTGGKVEGVKVSKGWIRVLTKRRTME; encoded by the exons ATGAATGAGTACGCAGAAGATAACTCTTTCTGCTACTTCCATCCCAAGGAAGTGGTTGTAGGGGTATGTGCCATTTGCTTGAAAGAGAGACTTCTCATCTTGGCTGCAAAACAAGGACTAAAAGCCACAAAGAAAACTCGCAGTGTCCACACCAAGAAGCCTTCTATCACCTTACCAAGGATATTTGATTTGGGATCCATCCTCCATCGCCTCGAATTCCGGCACCGGAAATCAGATCTCTCCGACCATGATACCTCAACAAGCCAAGAAG ATTCTTTTATATCTATCAGATTTGAAAATAATGGTGTTGCCTCATGGGACAAAGGTACAAGTTGTAATAAGGTTCCTCCCCTTGGACCCCTCATGAACATGGCTTACAGCACTGAAAAGTCGAAGAAGGAACCAAGAGTGGTCAAAAGCATTGTAGAACATGCAAAACCACAGGCTGCAATGAGGTGGCGAAAGCGAATTGGTCACATGTTCCAACTTATCCGATGGAAAAGGTCTAGCAAGGCAAACGTGTGTCACACTGGTGGTAAGGTGGAGGGAGTTAAGGTCAGTAAAGGTTGGATAAGGGTTCTGACGAAGAGGAGGACCATGGAATAA
- the LOC122068712 gene encoding long chain acyl-CoA synthetase 9, chloroplastic, with the protein MMNPYIVGVLVPLVFSVIFRNKKSVKKRGLPVDVGGEPGYAIRNYRFTAPVETAWEDISTLAELFEQSSKQYDHKPLLGTRKLISREQDVSADGRSFEKLHLGSYEWLCYREAFEAACSFASGLVQLGHGKGERVAIFADTRAEWFIALQGCFRCNVTVVTIYSSLGEEALCHALNETEVSTLICGSKELTKLLNISGQLDTVKRVIYMDDYGMPPDVSVIERNSSWSLTSFWEVEKIGRESPVNAEFPVSADIAVIMYTSGSTGLPKGVMMTHRNVLATACAVMTIVPGLGTKDVYMAYLPLAHVLEIAAETVVVAAGASIGYGSPLTLTDTSNKIKKGTKGDASTLGPTIMASVPAILDRVRDGVRKQVDLKGGLSKKLFDVAYGRRLSAINGSWFGAWGLENILWNLLVFRKVRAILGGRIRFVLSGGAPLSADTQRFINICLGAPIGQGYGLTETCAGGTFSEVDDPSVGRVGAPLPCSFIKLVDWREGGYLTSDSPMPRGEIVIGGPNVTPGYFKNEEKTKEVYKDDERGMRWFYTGDIGQFHGDGCLEIVDRKKDIVKLQHGEYVSLGKVEAALIVSPYVDNIMLHADPFHSYCVALVVVSQNILEDWATRKEISFTDFSVLCQEEAAIKEVHGSLVKAAKTARLEKFEIPARIKLLPHAWTPESGLVTAALKLKREVIRKAFAEELSKLYES; encoded by the exons ATGATGAATCCCTATATTGTTGGAGTTCTTGTTCCTCTTGTATTTTCAGTTATCTTTCGCAATAAAAAGAGTGTAAAAAAAAGGGGACTTCCTGTTGATGTTGGTGGGGAACCTGGATATGCAATCCGAAACTATCGTTTTACTGCCCCTGTTGAAACAGCTTGGGAAGATATTTCAACACTAGCGGAATTGTTTGAGCAGTCATCCAAACAGTATGATCATAAGCCCCTCCTTGGAACTCGGAAGTTGATTTCAAGGGAACAAGACGTGAGTGCAGATGGAAGATCATTTGAAAAGCTTCATTTGGGAAGTTATGAGTGGCTGTGTTATCGTGAAGCTTTTGAAGCTGCGTGCAGCTTTGCTTCCGGTTTGGTGCAGTTAGGGCATGGAAAGGGTGAGCGTGTTGCAATATTTGCTGATACACGGGCAGAGTGGTTTATTGCGTTGCAG GGTTGCTTCAGATGCAATGTAACAGTTGTCACCATCTATTCATCTCTTGGGGAGGAGGCTCTTTGCCACGCATTGAATGag ACAGAAGTTTCAACTCTAATTTGTGGAAGTAAGGAACTGACGAAGCTCTTAAACATTAGTGGACAACTTGACACAGTGAAACGTGTAATATATATGGATGATTATGGAATGCCACCCGACGTTTCTGTCATCGAGAGGAACAGTAGTTGGTCACTCACTTCATTCTGGGAGGTGGAAAAAATTGGTAGAGAAAGTCCTGTCAATGCAGAGTTTCCTGTTTCAGCGGATATTGCAGTTATAATGTACACAAGTGGGAGTACTGGATTGCCCAAG GGAGTGATGATGACACATAGAAATGTTCTAGCAACGGCTTGTGCTGTAATGACAATTGTTCCTGGCCTGGGGACCAAAGATGTTTATATGGCCTATCTACCTTTAGCTCATGTTCTCGAAATAGCAGCTGAG ACTGTAGTAGTTGCTGCTGGAGCTTCCATTGGATATGGGTCACCTTTAACTCTTACTGATACATCAAACAAGATTAAGAAGGGTACAAAAGGGGATGCTTCTACATTGGGACCAACAATAATGGCTTCGGTGCCTGCCATTCTTGATCGTGTTCGAGATGGTGTGCGGAAGCAG GTAGACTTGAAAGGGGGACTATCAAAGAAACTCTTTGATGTTGCATATGGGCGTAGATTGTCTGCAATAAATGGTAGTTGGTTTGGTGCATGGGGCTTGGAAAACATTTTATGGAATTTGCTTGTGTTTAGAAAGGTTAGAGCAATTCTGGGTGGCCGCATCCGTTTTGTGCTTTCTGGTGGAGCTCCTCTTTCTGCTGATACACAGAGATTCATCAACATATGCCTTGG AGCTCCAATTGGGCAAGGATATGGTCTCACTGAGACTTGTGCGGGTGGTACCTTTTCTGAAGTTGATGATCCATCTGTAGGTCGTGTTGGTGCTCCACTTCCTTGCTCATTTATCAAG TTGGTCGATTGGCGTGAGGGAGGATATTTAACTAGTGATTCACCAATGCCTCGGGGAGAAATAGTTATTGGTGGTCCAAATGTTACGCCAGGCTATTTCAAAAATGAggagaaaacaaaagaagtaTACAAG GATGACGAGAGAGGAATGAGGTGGTTTTACACTGGTGACATCGGGCAATTTCATGGTGATGGTTGCCTTGAAATAGTTGACCGTAAGAAGGATATAGTGAAACTTCAACATGGGGAATATGTTTCTCTTGGGAAG GTGGAGGCTGCTCTGATTGTGAGCCCCTATGTCGACAATATTATGTTGCATGCTGATCCATTTCATAGTTACTGTGTGGCTCTCGTGGTGGTTTCTCAAAACATATTAGAAGATTGGGCTACTAGGAAAGAAATCAGTTTTACTGATTTTTCAGTTTTATGCCAGGAAGAAGCAGCCATTAAGGAAGTGCATGGGTCCCTCGTAAAG GCTGCAAAGACTGCTCGCTTGGAGAAGTTTGAGATCCCTGCCAGGATCAAATTGCTTCCTCATGCATGGACTCCTGAATCTGGCCTAGTCACTGCTGCTCTCAAGCTCAAAAGAGAAGTCATTAGGAAGGCATTTGCTGAAGAACTCTCGAAATTATATGAATCCTAG